Proteins found in one Streptomyces sp. CB09001 genomic segment:
- a CDS encoding GNAT family N-acetyltransferase: protein MSDVTDAVVRLVEHGPTVPAMVLVSLAALIATAGFHTRWSRRHGQAPPADDTGARPPTAERPAGTGPTGSEPGGSEPGGSEPVGESALWRMRTTVRDAPGSLAVLCAALAEQRIDILSLQTHPLTEGTVDEFLLRAPDELSGAELADVVTTAGGARTWTERADAHDLVDAPTRVLGLAVRTALDAAELPLALRQLLGRCTIRSHPAPTEGGAAARAAEAVPPEGALEDTVLRLRAPEGGVISVERPHLPFTPAEFARARALVELDARLGPRVPRERDVLTLPEGSDITVRRADTRDVPAAKAMHERCSERTLGMRYHGPVGDADRYLNHLLSPRFGRTLAVQTASGRIVGLGHLLWDGDETEVALLVEDGWQRRGIGSELLARLVAMAADAGCESVYAITQASNTGMVAAMRGLGLPLDYQIEEGTLVVTARLDPATRSAARLPQAERIGRE, encoded by the coding sequence ATGTCTGATGTGACGGATGCCGTGGTACGCCTCGTCGAACACGGCCCCACGGTGCCGGCCATGGTGCTGGTCTCGCTGGCCGCACTGATCGCCACGGCTGGTTTCCACACCCGGTGGTCACGACGCCACGGGCAGGCGCCGCCGGCGGACGATACCGGCGCCCGGCCGCCGACCGCCGAGCGGCCGGCCGGGACCGGACCCACCGGGTCCGAGCCGGGCGGATCCGAGCCGGGCGGATCCGAGCCCGTCGGTGAGAGCGCGCTGTGGCGGATGCGCACGACGGTGCGGGATGCGCCGGGGTCGCTGGCCGTACTCTGCGCGGCCCTCGCCGAGCAGCGGATCGACATCCTGAGCCTGCAGACGCACCCGTTGACCGAGGGCACGGTGGACGAGTTCCTGCTCCGTGCCCCGGATGAGCTGAGCGGGGCCGAGCTGGCCGACGTGGTGACGACGGCGGGCGGCGCCCGGACCTGGACCGAGCGGGCGGACGCCCACGATCTGGTCGACGCGCCCACCCGGGTGCTCGGCCTGGCCGTCCGCACCGCCCTGGACGCGGCGGAACTGCCCCTGGCACTGCGGCAGTTGCTGGGCCGGTGCACCATCAGGTCCCACCCGGCGCCGACGGAGGGCGGGGCGGCGGCACGAGCGGCGGAGGCGGTACCGCCGGAGGGCGCGCTCGAGGACACCGTGCTGCGGCTGCGCGCCCCCGAGGGCGGGGTGATCAGCGTGGAGCGGCCCCATCTGCCGTTCACCCCGGCCGAGTTCGCCCGGGCGCGGGCGCTGGTCGAGCTGGACGCCCGGCTCGGTCCGCGGGTCCCGCGGGAACGGGACGTGCTGACGCTGCCCGAGGGGAGCGACATCACGGTCCGCCGGGCCGACACGCGTGACGTTCCGGCCGCGAAGGCGATGCACGAGCGCTGCTCGGAGCGGACGCTGGGGATGCGGTATCACGGCCCGGTCGGGGACGCCGACCGGTACCTCAACCATCTGCTCAGCCCCCGCTTCGGCCGCACCCTCGCCGTGCAGACCGCGTCGGGGCGGATCGTCGGGCTGGGCCACCTGTTGTGGGACGGGGACGAGACGGAGGTCGCGCTGCTCGTCGAGGACGGGTGGCAGCGCCGCGGCATCGGCAGCGAACTCCTGGCCCGGCTCGTGGCGATGGCGGCCGACGCGGGCTGCGAGAGCGTGTACGCGATCACGCAGGCGTCGAACACCGGCATGGTCGCCGCGATGCGCGGCCTGGGCCTCCCCCTCGACTACCAGATCGAGGAGGGGACCCTGGTCGTCACGGCCCGCCTGGACCCCGCCACCCGCTCCGCGGCACGGCTGCCGCAGGCGGAGCGGATCGGCCGGGAGTGA
- a CDS encoding DUF885 domain-containing protein, producing the protein MSETKSPLPREVADAYVDELIALDPVTGTYLGVAESSSRLPDFSPAGQEALAELARTTLARLDEAERRPGGDSDVERRCARLLRERLTAEIAVHEADEGLRSVGNMGTAAHSVREVFTLTPTGTDEDWARIAERLRAVPAAFAGYRASLSLGLERELYAAPRPTATFVEQLGEWADTGEGRGWFEDFAADGPEALRAELDEAARGATEAVVELRDWMRDVYAPAIEGAPNTVGRERYARWSRYYNGTDLDLDEAYAYGWAEYHRLLAEMKAEAEKILPGAETPWVALAHLDEHGRHIEGVDEVRDWLQGLMDQAIEQLDGTHFELAERVRRVESRIAPPGSAAAPYYTSPSEDFSRPGRTWLPTMGQTRFPVYDLVSTWYHEGVPGHHLQLAQWTHVAEDLSRYQASVGMVSANAEGWALYAERLMDELGYLTDAEQRLGYLDAQMMRAARVIVDIGMHLELEIPADSPFHPGERWTPKLAQEFFGAHSSRPADFVESELTRYLTIPGQAIGYKLGERAWLLGREKARERHGDAFDLKAWHMAALSQGSLGLDDLVDELSRL; encoded by the coding sequence ATGTCAGAGACCAAGAGCCCGCTGCCCCGCGAGGTCGCCGACGCGTATGTCGACGAGCTCATCGCCCTCGACCCGGTCACCGGTACGTATCTCGGTGTCGCGGAGAGTTCCAGCCGTCTGCCCGACTTCTCACCCGCCGGGCAGGAGGCCCTCGCGGAGCTGGCCCGCACCACCCTCGCCCGGCTGGACGAGGCGGAGCGCCGGCCGGGCGGTGACAGCGACGTGGAGCGGCGCTGCGCCCGGCTGCTGCGTGAGCGCCTCACCGCCGAGATCGCGGTGCACGAGGCCGACGAGGGCCTGCGTTCGGTCGGCAACATGGGCACCGCCGCCCACTCGGTGCGCGAGGTCTTCACCCTCACTCCGACCGGGACCGACGAGGACTGGGCCCGGATCGCGGAGCGGCTGCGGGCGGTCCCGGCGGCGTTCGCGGGTTACCGCGCGTCCCTGTCGCTGGGCCTGGAGCGCGAGCTGTACGCGGCGCCGCGGCCGACCGCCACCTTCGTCGAGCAGCTCGGCGAGTGGGCGGACACGGGCGAAGGACGCGGCTGGTTCGAGGACTTCGCCGCCGACGGCCCCGAGGCGCTGCGCGCGGAGCTGGACGAGGCCGCCCGGGGTGCGACCGAGGCCGTGGTCGAGCTGCGGGACTGGATGCGCGACGTGTACGCCCCCGCGATCGAGGGCGCCCCGAACACGGTGGGCCGGGAGCGCTACGCCCGCTGGTCGCGCTACTACAACGGCACGGACCTGGACCTGGACGAGGCGTACGCGTACGGCTGGGCCGAGTACCACCGTCTGCTGGCCGAGATGAAGGCGGAGGCCGAGAAGATCCTGCCGGGCGCCGAGACTCCGTGGGTGGCGCTGGCGCACCTGGACGAGCACGGCAGGCACATCGAGGGCGTCGACGAGGTCCGCGACTGGCTGCAGGGCCTGATGGACCAGGCGATCGAGCAGCTGGACGGCACGCACTTCGAACTCGCCGAGCGGGTACGGAGGGTGGAGTCGCGCATCGCCCCGCCCGGCAGCGCCGCCGCGCCCTACTACACGTCCCCCTCGGAGGACTTCTCCCGCCCCGGCCGCACCTGGCTGCCGACGATGGGCCAGACCCGCTTCCCGGTGTACGACCTGGTGTCGACCTGGTACCACGAGGGCGTGCCCGGTCACCACCTCCAGCTCGCCCAGTGGACGCACGTCGCGGAGGACCTCTCCCGCTACCAGGCTTCGGTGGGCATGGTCAGCGCCAACGCCGAGGGCTGGGCGCTGTACGCGGAGCGGCTGATGGACGAGCTGGGCTACCTCACGGACGCGGAGCAGCGCCTCGGTTATCTGGACGCGCAGATGATGCGGGCCGCCCGGGTCATCGTGGACATCGGCATGCACCTGGAGCTGGAGATCCCGGCGGACTCGCCGTTCCACCCGGGTGAGCGCTGGACGCCGAAGCTGGCCCAGGAGTTCTTCGGCGCGCACAGCAGCCGCCCGGCGGACTTCGTGGAGAGCGAGCTGACCCGGTACCTGACGATCCCGGGCCAGGCGATCGGCTACAAGCTCGGTGAGCGGGCGTGGCTGCTGGGCCGGGAGAAGGCCCGCGAGCGGCACGGCGACGCCTTCGACCTGAAGGCCTGGCACATGGCTGCCCTCTCCCAGGGCTCGCTGGGCCTGGACGACCTGGTGGACGAGCTGTCGCGGCTGTGA
- a CDS encoding Lrp/AsnC family transcriptional regulator: protein MADSVVLDPVDLHLLRLLQNDARTTYRDLAAQVGVAPSTCLDRVARLRRAGVILGHRLELDPAKLGRGLQALLLVQVRPHRRELVGPFVERIRALPESRTVFHLTGPDDYLVHVAVADMTDLQRLVLDGFTSRREVARVETRLIFQQWECGPLLPPAAPEATP, encoded by the coding sequence ATGGCCGATTCCGTCGTACTGGATCCGGTGGATCTCCATCTGCTGCGGCTGCTGCAGAACGACGCCCGGACCACCTACCGCGATCTCGCCGCCCAGGTCGGCGTCGCCCCGTCGACGTGTCTGGACCGGGTGGCCCGGCTGCGGCGGGCCGGGGTGATCCTCGGTCACCGGCTGGAGCTGGACCCGGCGAAGCTGGGGCGTGGTCTCCAGGCGCTGCTGCTCGTGCAGGTGCGCCCGCACCGGCGGGAGCTGGTGGGACCGTTCGTGGAGCGGATCCGGGCGCTGCCCGAATCGCGCACCGTCTTCCACCTCACCGGCCCGGACGACTACCTCGTGCATGTCGCGGTGGCGGACATGACGGACCTGCAGCGGCTGGTCCTGGACGGGTTCACGTCCCGGCGGGAGGTGGCCCGCGTCGAGACCCGGCTGATCTTCCAGCAGTGGGAGTGCGGCCCCCTGCTGCCGCCGGCCGCGCCCGAGGCCACGCCCTGA
- a CDS encoding PLP-dependent transferase, with the protein MDSARTHTSPPDDVRSTAPTGRALATEAVHAGRDDLAAQGLHAPPIDLSTTYPSYDSRGEAARIDAFAATGAEPDGPPVYGRLGNPTVARFETALARLEGTEAAVAFASGMAALSAVLLVRGSMGLRHVVAVRPLYGCSDHLLTAGLLGSEVTWTDPAGVADALRPDTGLVLVESPANPTLAEVDLRAVAHACGSVPLLVDNTFATPVLQRPAEHGARLVLHSATKYLGGHGDVLAGVVACDEEFAGRLRQVRFATGGVLHPLAGYLLLRGLSTLPVRVRAASAGAAELAGRLAADPRVARVHYPRIGGAMVSFEVHGDPHEVIGGVRLITPAVSLGSVDTLIQHPASISHRIVDADDRRGAGVGDRLLRLSVGLEDVDDLWADLDQALGDRAAGALPLREALSPAE; encoded by the coding sequence ATGGACTCAGCGCGCACGCACACGTCACCACCCGACGACGTACGCTCCACCGCACCCACGGGCAGGGCACTGGCCACCGAAGCCGTGCACGCCGGCCGCGACGACCTCGCCGCCCAGGGCCTGCACGCCCCGCCCATCGACCTGTCCACGACCTACCCGTCGTACGACAGCCGCGGCGAGGCCGCCCGCATCGACGCGTTCGCCGCCACCGGCGCCGAGCCGGACGGACCGCCGGTCTACGGCCGCCTCGGCAACCCGACCGTCGCCCGTTTCGAGACGGCACTGGCCCGGCTGGAGGGGACCGAGGCCGCCGTCGCCTTCGCCAGCGGCATGGCCGCACTGAGCGCGGTCCTGCTGGTCCGCGGCTCGATGGGGCTGCGGCACGTCGTCGCCGTACGGCCCCTGTACGGCTGCAGCGACCACCTGCTGACCGCCGGGCTGCTCGGGTCCGAGGTCACCTGGACCGACCCGGCGGGCGTCGCGGACGCGCTGCGCCCGGACACCGGACTGGTGCTCGTGGAGTCGCCGGCCAACCCGACACTCGCCGAGGTCGACCTGCGGGCCGTCGCCCACGCCTGCGGGTCGGTGCCGCTGCTCGTGGACAACACCTTCGCCACGCCCGTGCTCCAACGGCCCGCCGAACATGGGGCCCGGCTGGTGCTGCACAGCGCCACCAAGTACCTGGGCGGGCACGGGGACGTACTGGCGGGCGTGGTCGCCTGCGACGAGGAGTTCGCCGGGCGGCTGCGGCAGGTCCGCTTCGCCACGGGCGGAGTGCTGCACCCGCTGGCCGGCTACCTCCTGCTGCGGGGACTGTCCACCCTGCCCGTCCGGGTACGGGCCGCCTCCGCGGGCGCCGCCGAACTGGCCGGGCGGCTGGCCGCCGACCCGCGGGTGGCCCGCGTCCACTATCCGCGCATCGGCGGTGCGATGGTCTCCTTCGAGGTCCACGGCGACCCGCACGAGGTCATCGGCGGCGTCCGGCTGATCACCCCGGCCGTGAGCCTCGGCAGCGTCGACACGCTCATCCAGCACCCGGCGTCGATCAGCCACCGCATCGTGGACGCGGACGACCGGCGAGGGGCCGGGGTCGGCGACCGGCTGCTGCGGCTGTCGGTCGGCCTGGAGGACGTCGACGACCTCTGGGCCGACCTGGACCAGGCCCTGGGGGACCGGGCGGCCGGAGCCCTCCCGCTGCGGGAGGCGCTGTCGCCGGCCGAGTGA
- a CDS encoding DUF6493 family protein, translated as MTTTVASAVATPAATATADPTGLLVAAVRAGRTAEVVALLDGMTDPERRACFPELKTVRQELRESRWSAESRRAHPALHAAGAACQTGAAAVANWLAAVDMRWSQASPAVLLHVLGDRDRGWLADVAHRLAQRPAASNVSYELMAGLVRLSGCPVPTTEAYVQGWLTHVGGGWQRGGTVCDRLRRDPHLAELVAALFRTEGVGAQLGWLSGDGPESWTSALARLSGEGVLDRRAVVDACVARLLRGGAPAELRVFLRLLKDLALTREEERLRTADWTALASDAMPTVAAHAQSVLGALALAGELPPRRFAEMTEAVLFRTEKKLVRAQLVLLGKVLTKNRSAAGELLPAAARAFGHEDSDAQERALKLVERHIGKVTAAAVREELAGAAEQLIPALRARAVRTLGATPPDAVPVAHEEVLPPPPQPVRLAPAPAAAVEVAEEISALLASGSDVSAFERALDGLVRHAHLDREALLAALEPVVARRWWAEAELRHGHRSDDFFARRHELFDGARAFDLLLATLCEKVRTDTLHRVVNNGLTNSGCAHNSLARPFEARVWEVAHRLRTDPQPFLLATPTWSTGLLEPGELVDRLDAYRRAGARIAAVDFGQALLRVRRDDRPAALAAAERAAALGTDEGKRLARWLLTERTAPSATRRTADSRILVELGEVPDLRSEEFPAALRLLGRPVNPDSDRWYCSHWRGEMRPHWFALLPERPELVAARLLRDVSEAAVHDQQGAAAAVLPHLADADGETGEAARLSVAYGLGARHAEDRLAAVDALLILAARGRLEADRLGADLGQLVRRGAVKPARLADAVRTAAATGAHATVWKVLRQVLPVLLADLSTGAATTSSARGLGELLAVAAESAERTGERGPLPHLSGVADRRGTSRLVTQARRLREALTAAPATA; from the coding sequence ATGACGACGACGGTGGCGAGTGCGGTGGCGACCCCGGCTGCGACCGCGACCGCGGACCCGACGGGGCTGCTGGTGGCGGCGGTGCGAGCGGGCCGGACGGCCGAGGTCGTGGCGCTGCTCGACGGCATGACGGACCCGGAGCGGCGCGCTTGCTTCCCCGAGTTGAAGACCGTCCGTCAGGAGCTGAGGGAGTCTCGCTGGTCCGCGGAGTCCCGCCGGGCCCACCCCGCCCTGCACGCGGCCGGGGCGGCGTGCCAGACCGGTGCGGCGGCCGTGGCGAACTGGCTCGCGGCCGTCGACATGCGCTGGTCGCAGGCGTCACCGGCGGTCCTGCTGCACGTGCTGGGCGACCGCGATCGCGGGTGGCTGGCCGACGTGGCGCACCGCCTCGCCCAGCGACCGGCCGCTTCCAACGTGTCGTACGAGCTGATGGCCGGCCTGGTGCGGTTGTCCGGCTGCCCGGTGCCGACGACGGAGGCGTACGTCCAGGGCTGGCTGACCCACGTCGGCGGCGGCTGGCAGCGCGGTGGCACGGTCTGCGACCGCCTGCGCCGGGACCCGCACCTCGCGGAGCTGGTCGCCGCCCTCTTCCGCACCGAAGGCGTCGGCGCGCAACTCGGATGGCTGTCCGGCGACGGACCCGAGAGCTGGACCAGCGCCCTGGCGCGGCTGAGCGGCGAGGGCGTGCTCGACCGGCGGGCCGTGGTCGACGCGTGCGTGGCACGGCTGCTGCGCGGGGGCGCACCGGCCGAGCTACGGGTGTTCCTGCGCCTGCTGAAGGACCTGGCCCTCACCCGCGAGGAGGAGCGTCTGCGGACGGCCGACTGGACGGCGCTCGCCTCGGACGCGATGCCGACGGTGGCCGCCCACGCCCAGTCGGTGCTGGGCGCCCTGGCCCTGGCCGGAGAGTTGCCCCCGCGGAGGTTCGCGGAAATGACCGAGGCGGTGCTGTTCCGCACCGAGAAGAAGCTCGTGCGGGCCCAGCTCGTGCTGCTCGGCAAGGTACTCACCAAGAACCGGTCCGCGGCCGGTGAGTTGCTGCCGGCCGCCGCACGGGCGTTCGGGCACGAGGACTCCGACGCGCAGGAGCGGGCGCTGAAGCTGGTCGAGCGGCACATCGGCAAGGTCACCGCCGCGGCAGTCCGGGAGGAGCTGGCCGGGGCGGCCGAGCAGTTGATCCCCGCCCTGCGTGCCCGGGCGGTGCGCACGCTGGGGGCGACACCGCCGGACGCTGTGCCCGTGGCCCACGAGGAGGTACTGCCTCCGCCGCCGCAGCCGGTGCGCCTGGCCCCCGCGCCCGCGGCGGCGGTCGAAGTCGCCGAGGAGATCAGTGCGTTGCTGGCCTCCGGAAGCGACGTGTCCGCGTTCGAGCGCGCCCTGGACGGGCTGGTCCGGCACGCCCACCTGGACCGGGAAGCCCTGCTGGCGGCCCTCGAACCGGTGGTCGCCCGCCGCTGGTGGGCCGAGGCGGAGCTGCGCCACGGCCACCGGTCGGACGACTTCTTCGCCCGCCGCCACGAACTGTTCGACGGCGCACGCGCCTTCGACCTCCTCCTCGCGACCCTGTGCGAGAAGGTCCGGACGGACACCTTGCACCGGGTGGTCAACAACGGCCTGACGAACTCCGGCTGTGCGCACAACTCCCTGGCCCGCCCCTTCGAGGCCCGGGTGTGGGAGGTGGCCCACCGGCTGCGCACCGATCCCCAGCCGTTCCTGCTGGCCACCCCCACCTGGAGCACGGGTCTGCTCGAACCCGGCGAGCTGGTGGACCGCCTGGACGCCTACCGCCGCGCGGGCGCCCGGATCGCGGCGGTCGACTTCGGCCAGGCACTGCTGCGGGTGCGGCGGGACGACCGCCCGGCGGCGCTCGCGGCGGCGGAACGCGCGGCGGCACTGGGGACCGATGAGGGGAAGCGGCTCGCGCGTTGGTTGCTCACCGAACGGACCGCCCCCTCCGCCACGCGGCGGACGGCGGACAGCCGGATCCTGGTGGAACTCGGCGAGGTGCCCGACCTCCGGTCGGAGGAGTTCCCCGCCGCACTGCGGCTGTTGGGGCGTCCGGTGAACCCGGACTCCGACCGCTGGTACTGCAGTCACTGGCGCGGCGAGATGCGCCCGCACTGGTTCGCCCTGCTGCCCGAGCGCCCGGAGCTGGTGGCCGCGCGGCTGCTGCGGGACGTGTCCGAGGCAGCCGTGCACGACCAGCAGGGCGCCGCCGCCGCGGTGCTGCCCCACCTGGCCGACGCGGACGGCGAGACGGGCGAGGCCGCGCGTCTGTCCGTGGCGTACGGGCTCGGCGCGCGGCACGCCGAGGACCGGCTCGCCGCGGTGGACGCCCTGCTGATACTGGCGGCGCGCGGTCGGCTGGAAGCCGACCGGCTGGGCGCGGATCTCGGCCAGCTGGTCCGGCGCGGCGCGGTGAAGCCGGCGCGGCTCGCCGACGCGGTGCGCACCGCCGCCGCGACGGGTGCGCACGCCACGGTGTGGAAGGTCCTGCGCCAGGTGCTGCCCGTGCTGCTCGCCGACCTCTCCACGGGTGCCGCGACGACTTCCTCGGCCCGTGGGCTCGGCGAACTGCTGGCCGTTGCGGCCGAGTCTGCCGAACGGACGGGCGAACGGGGCCCTCTGCCGCACCTGTCGGGGGTGGCGGACCGCCGCGGCACGTCACGGCTGGTGACACAGGCGCGGCGGCTCCGGGAGGCGCTGACGGCGGCACCCGCGACCGCCTGA
- a CDS encoding SWIM zinc finger family protein produces the protein MTRSLQAVAYRRPSVLDSAAGGQHLGLETSRGATPAGAVDHPRFFAGFLTSPQKASAALLAVADVAARRYYQPQLRASLDPVVTGSGDRLRFESFSGCGGVYARLDVLEAGLDGGEVGHGTTNVDVNNPLREALSRIGADDPLHLRVGPEELAVTTVDGPVVEKKVPLPDRWLRGFAEAQVIAAGFDLRAELDAAEAVRFLRALPRGGRSGATGPRWVVPSGRSLRPTTRAVPGAVCLPGPERLAALQRVLRHATALRVYGPAVASGAAATASAWEVLLPGMRLTLTLSPDASRGFSGEGGVLDALATDEAAADAELISVLLAWEPRIDIADLAAASGLTAERVRAALVRLGTSGRVGYDTAEAAYFHRELPYDAERVERHNPRLRSARALVAAGAVALDGAIGTVTAEDGHVHRVREEAGVLSCSCLWWAKYRGGRGPCKHALAVRMVRRGSGEPQGAVRIDGGAR, from the coding sequence ATGACGCGATCTTTGCAGGCCGTGGCCTATCGACGACCCTCCGTGCTGGACTCCGCGGCGGGCGGACAGCACCTGGGGCTGGAAACCTCCCGGGGCGCGACGCCCGCCGGCGCCGTGGACCATCCGCGGTTCTTCGCCGGGTTCCTGACGTCTCCTCAGAAGGCGTCCGCGGCACTGCTCGCGGTGGCCGACGTGGCCGCCCGCCGGTACTACCAGCCGCAGCTGCGGGCCTCGCTCGACCCGGTGGTGACGGGCAGCGGCGACCGGCTCCGTTTCGAGTCCTTCTCCGGCTGCGGCGGGGTCTACGCCCGCCTGGACGTGCTGGAGGCGGGTCTCGACGGCGGCGAGGTCGGGCACGGCACGACGAACGTCGACGTCAACAACCCCTTGCGTGAGGCCCTGTCCCGGATCGGCGCCGACGACCCGCTGCATCTGCGGGTCGGCCCAGAGGAATTGGCCGTGACCACGGTGGACGGCCCGGTCGTGGAGAAGAAGGTGCCACTGCCCGACCGGTGGCTGCGCGGTTTCGCCGAGGCCCAGGTCATAGCGGCCGGCTTCGACCTGCGGGCCGAACTGGACGCGGCCGAGGCGGTGCGCTTCCTGCGCGCGCTGCCCCGCGGCGGCAGAAGCGGGGCGACCGGCCCCCGGTGGGTGGTGCCGTCCGGGCGTTCGCTGCGTCCGACGACGCGTGCGGTGCCCGGCGCGGTGTGCCTGCCCGGTCCGGAGCGGCTGGCCGCGCTGCAGCGCGTACTGCGGCACGCCACGGCCCTGCGGGTCTACGGACCGGCGGTCGCCTCGGGGGCCGCCGCCACCGCCTCCGCCTGGGAGGTGCTCCTGCCGGGCATGCGGCTCACCCTCACCCTGTCCCCCGACGCCTCGCGCGGGTTCTCCGGGGAGGGCGGTGTCCTCGACGCGCTCGCCACTGACGAGGCGGCCGCGGACGCCGAGCTGATCTCGGTGCTCCTCGCCTGGGAGCCGCGGATCGACATCGCCGACCTGGCCGCCGCCTCGGGCCTGACCGCCGAGCGGGTGCGTGCGGCGCTGGTCCGCCTCGGCACGTCGGGGCGGGTCGGGTACGACACCGCGGAGGCGGCCTACTTCCACCGGGAGCTGCCGTACGACGCCGAGCGGGTGGAGCGTCACAATCCGCGGCTGCGTTCGGCCCGCGCCCTGGTTGCGGCGGGCGCGGTCGCCCTGGACGGGGCGATCGGGACGGTCACGGCCGAGGACGGCCATGTCCACCGGGTGCGCGAGGAGGCGGGAGTGCTCTCCTGCAGCTGCCTGTGGTGGGCCAAGTACCGGGGCGGGCGCGGTCCGTGCAAGCACGCGCTGGCGGTACGGATGGTACGGCGGGGTTCCGGCGAGCCGCAGGGTGCGGTTCGGATCGACGGGGGTGCGCGATGA
- a CDS encoding alkaline phosphatase D family protein, whose translation MSPRRPLPGRRGVLRGSLAASAALTLPTALGAAPAFARSGRPGAGWGVQAGDVTSHSGLVWVRSDRPARMIVETSATESFRHPHRWHGPLLGRGTDFTGTTRLRGLPPGEQIHYRVLLADPDDPRRTGEPVTGTFRTVPVRRRDGVRFVWSGDLAGQGWGINPDLGGYRIYDAMGALDPDFFLCSGDNIYADGPIAETAALPDGGTWRNITTEEKSKVAETLAEFRGNFRYNLLDENLRRFNARVPSIIQWDDHEVRNNWYPGQVIADTDDRYTEKSVDVLAARARRAFGEYFPVSTLRPGAREGRVHRVLRQGPLLDVFVLDMRTYRNANSPGEQSVDPQGILGREQLEWLKRELARSRAVWKVIAADMPIGLVVPDTTEGAPHIEAIAQGDPGAPLGRELQIAELLRFVKHRRITGTVWLTADVHHTSAQHYQPSRAAFGDFEPFWEFVSGPLNAGAFPASALDGTFGPERVFVKAPTASNVSPAGGYQFFGEVDIDGDSAEMTVRLREQDGTVLFTKVLRPGRVGQ comes from the coding sequence ATGTCACCACGTCGTCCGTTGCCCGGCCGCCGCGGCGTCCTGCGCGGTTCGCTCGCCGCGTCGGCCGCCCTGACCCTGCCCACCGCCCTCGGGGCGGCGCCGGCGTTCGCCCGTTCCGGGCGGCCGGGGGCGGGCTGGGGCGTGCAGGCCGGAGACGTGACCTCGCACTCCGGTCTGGTGTGGGTGCGGTCCGACCGGCCGGCCCGGATGATCGTCGAGACGTCCGCGACCGAGTCGTTCCGCCACCCCCACCGCTGGCACGGTCCGCTGCTCGGGCGCGGCACCGACTTCACCGGCACCACCCGGCTGCGCGGCCTGCCGCCGGGCGAGCAGATCCACTACCGCGTGCTCCTCGCCGACCCGGACGACCCGCGCCGCACCGGCGAGCCGGTCACCGGCACCTTCCGCACCGTGCCGGTCCGCCGGCGCGACGGCGTGCGCTTCGTGTGGTCCGGCGACCTCGCGGGCCAGGGCTGGGGCATCAACCCCGACCTCGGCGGCTACCGCATCTACGACGCCATGGGCGCCCTGGACCCGGACTTCTTCCTGTGCAGCGGCGACAACATCTACGCCGACGGCCCCATCGCGGAGACGGCCGCCCTGCCCGACGGCGGCACCTGGCGGAACATCACTACCGAGGAGAAGTCCAAGGTCGCCGAGACCCTCGCCGAGTTCCGCGGCAACTTCCGCTACAACCTGCTCGACGAGAACCTGCGGCGCTTCAACGCGCGGGTTCCGTCGATCATCCAGTGGGACGACCACGAGGTGCGCAACAACTGGTACCCCGGTCAGGTGATCGCGGACACGGACGACCGGTACACCGAGAAGAGCGTCGACGTCCTGGCCGCCCGCGCCCGGCGCGCGTTCGGCGAGTACTTCCCGGTCTCCACCCTGCGCCCCGGCGCGCGCGAGGGGCGTGTGCACCGGGTGCTGCGCCAGGGCCCGTTGCTCGACGTGTTCGTGCTGGACATGCGGACCTACCGCAACGCCAACTCCCCCGGCGAACAGTCCGTTGACCCGCAGGGCATCCTGGGCCGCGAGCAGTTGGAGTGGCTCAAGCGGGAACTGGCACGGTCGCGTGCGGTCTGGAAGGTCATCGCGGCGGACATGCCGATCGGACTCGTCGTGCCGGACACCACCGAGGGCGCGCCCCACATCGAGGCGATCGCGCAGGGCGACCCCGGCGCACCCCTGGGGCGCGAGCTGCAGATCGCCGAACTGCTGCGCTTCGTCAAGCACCGCCGGATCACCGGCACCGTGTGGCTGACGGCCGACGTGCACCACACCTCGGCCCAGCACTACCAGCCCTCGCGGGCCGCGTTCGGTGACTTCGAGCCGTTCTGGGAGTTCGTGTCGGGGCCGCTCAACGCGGGCGCGTTCCCGGCCAGTGCGCTGGACGGCACCTTCGGTCCCGAACGGGTCTTCGTGAAGGCGCCGACCGCCTCGAACGTCTCGCCCGCGGGCGGCTACCAGTTCTTCGGCGAGGTCGACATCGACGGCGACAGCGCCGAGATGACGGTGCGGCTGCGCGAGCAGGACGGCACGGTGCTGTTCACGAAGGTGCTGCGGCCGGGCCGGGTGGGCCAGTAG